One Echinicola strongylocentroti DNA window includes the following coding sequences:
- a CDS encoding VOC family protein, protein MPAVNPYLTFLGNCEEAFTFYKSVFGGEFAFIGKFSDMPPQEGVTLTEEEKNKVMHVSLPIGPDTILMGSDSGGEWAPPTVIGNNITISITADTKEDADRYFNELSKDGKVTMPMADTFWGDYFGMFTDKFDINWMISYNENPGS, encoded by the coding sequence ATGCCTGCAGTAAATCCTTATCTCACTTTTCTAGGCAACTGTGAAGAAGCCTTTACCTTTTACAAGTCTGTTTTCGGTGGAGAATTTGCCTTTATTGGAAAATTTTCAGATATGCCTCCCCAAGAAGGCGTTACCCTTACGGAAGAAGAAAAAAACAAGGTCATGCATGTGTCCTTGCCCATCGGTCCTGACACGATTTTGATGGGAAGTGACTCGGGTGGCGAATGGGCCCCGCCTACTGTCATCGGTAATAACATCACCATCTCCATAACGGCAGATACGAAGGAAGATGCTGATCGTTACTTTAACGAGCTCTCCAAAGACGGAAAAGTCACTATGCCTATGGCGGACACGTTCTGGGGAGATTATTTTGGGATGTTCACCGATAAGTTTGACATCAACTGGATGATCAGCTATAATGAAAATCCCGGTAGTTAG
- a CDS encoding thioredoxin family protein has product MLQELEQDNLKEIIADNDKVIVQYGATWCGNCRIMKPKMKRLSGDYEGITFLYVDAEKLPESRKLAEVNNLPTFASFKGGELINQTQTNKEANLKELIDEIANN; this is encoded by the coding sequence ATGTTACAAGAACTAGAACAAGACAATTTGAAGGAAATCATTGCAGACAATGATAAAGTGATCGTTCAGTATGGCGCCACTTGGTGCGGTAACTGCCGGATCATGAAGCCAAAAATGAAGCGCTTGTCAGGCGATTATGAAGGCATTACCTTCTTGTACGTGGATGCAGAGAAACTACCTGAATCCCGAAAACTCGCAGAAGTAAATAACTTGCCGACATTCGCGTCGTTCAAAGGCGGTGAGCTGATCAACCAGACACAAACAAATAAAGAAGCGAACCTTAAAGAACTGATAGATGAGATTGCCAATAATTAA
- the yjjX gene encoding inosine/xanthosine triphosphatase: MAFPKRKNIQPERQRERELLVVVGSKNPVKVQCTENGFQRAFGEHHFIVEGLNINSEVSDQPFGDEETYRGAFNRAKNAKNTFPEADYWVGIEGGVEEVDNEMIAYAWVTVMDRNGKLGKAKTSTFFLPEAISKLIRGGMELGAADDKVFDRENSKQGNGAVGMLTNGTIDRTEYYEQAVVLALIPFISDKLYK, encoded by the coding sequence ATGGCATTTCCGAAAAGAAAAAATATCCAGCCCGAGAGACAGCGGGAAAGAGAATTACTCGTGGTCGTAGGCAGTAAAAATCCCGTCAAGGTTCAATGTACAGAGAATGGTTTTCAACGGGCATTCGGAGAACACCATTTTATTGTGGAGGGATTAAACATTAACTCAGAGGTAAGTGACCAGCCCTTTGGGGATGAAGAGACCTATCGAGGAGCCTTTAACAGGGCAAAGAACGCCAAAAACACCTTCCCCGAGGCCGATTATTGGGTAGGGATAGAAGGTGGGGTCGAAGAAGTCGACAACGAAATGATAGCTTATGCCTGGGTGACCGTCATGGATAGAAACGGAAAATTGGGGAAAGCAAAAACCTCCACCTTTTTTCTTCCTGAGGCCATCAGCAAACTTATCCGAGGTGGCATGGAACTTGGCGCTGCTGATGACAAGGTTTTTGACCGGGAAAACTCCAAACAAGGAAATGGAGCCGTGGGCATGTTGACCAATGGCACTATCGACCGAACAGAGTACTATGAGCAAGCAGTGGTATTGGCATTGATTCCTTTTATCAGTGACAAACTTTATAAATAA
- a CDS encoding DUF6952 family protein: MRLPIIKHVLTFIEENDEDWVNETIELLENMTEISSLKDEEIEVMGELLSNLYGTLEVNKMIKDGMDKKEAMNTFMKRVMGSIDK, translated from the coding sequence ATGAGATTGCCAATAATTAAGCACGTCCTTACCTTTATCGAGGAAAACGACGAAGATTGGGTAAACGAAACCATCGAGCTTTTAGAAAACATGACAGAAATCTCCTCGCTCAAAGACGAGGAAATCGAAGTGATGGGAGAGCTCCTATCCAACCTCTACGGAACCCTCGAGGTCAATAAAATGATCAAAGATGGAATGGATAAGAAGGAGGCCATGAATACCTTTATGAAAAGGGTCATGGGATCCATTGACAAATAA
- a CDS encoding nitroreductase family protein, with protein MEKPIFNIEEVNNIIRNRRSMFVAQFKENDPVDDSIIEDMLENANWAPTHKLTEPWRFTVFSGEGLKELARFQSELYKERAEKNGTFKEGVFEKLQQNPLKCSHVIAIGMKRHLTVGIPDMEEIAAVSMAVQNMYLTASAHGLAAYWGTGGVTFYPEAKPYFGLEEDDLLMGFFFVSKPTINGWPEGKRQPIEDKVTWVRE; from the coding sequence ATGGAAAAACCGATTTTCAACATCGAAGAAGTGAACAACATTATTAGAAACCGTCGCTCCATGTTTGTGGCACAGTTTAAAGAAAATGATCCTGTAGATGACAGTATCATAGAGGACATGCTGGAAAATGCCAATTGGGCACCTACGCATAAGCTTACTGAGCCATGGAGGTTTACGGTGTTTAGCGGAGAAGGGCTGAAGGAGCTGGCAAGGTTCCAGTCAGAGCTTTACAAAGAAAGGGCAGAAAAGAATGGGACTTTCAAAGAAGGAGTCTTCGAGAAGTTGCAGCAAAATCCGCTTAAATGCAGCCATGTAATTGCCATAGGCATGAAAAGGCACCTTACAGTCGGTATTCCCGACATGGAGGAAATCGCAGCAGTATCCATGGCCGTCCAAAACATGTATCTCACAGCCAGTGCTCATGGACTAGCTGCTTACTGGGGCACAGGCGGGGTGACATTCTATCCAGAAGCGAAGCCTTATTTTGGCTTGGAAGAAGATGATTTGCTTATGGGGTTTTTCTTTGTGAGTAAACCTACCATTAATGGCTGGCCTGAAGGAAAAAGACAGCCTATCGAGGACAAAGTCACTTGGGTGAGGGAGTAA
- a CDS encoding gamma-glutamylcyclotransferase family protein, with product MSTRLYFGYASNLDQSTLVGRLQHPPKLIGIGMLPHYGFRFNHPNPDGSARANIVPSPNENVYGVIYEIAEADVSHFLTSEKSYDFETVKVQTKNGEVTAFTFISPQNVSNIFPDQTYYDTIIRGGKALKLPNTYLTSIMNRLPNELF from the coding sequence ATGTCCACACGTCTGTACTTTGGCTATGCCAGCAATCTGGATCAGTCCACCCTTGTCGGCAGACTGCAACATCCTCCTAAGCTTATCGGCATCGGTATGCTTCCTCATTACGGATTTCGCTTTAATCACCCCAACCCCGACGGGTCTGCACGTGCCAATATCGTCCCCAGTCCAAATGAAAATGTTTACGGTGTCATCTATGAAATTGCCGAAGCCGACGTTTCTCATTTCTTGACTTCTGAGAAAAGCTATGATTTTGAAACAGTAAAAGTCCAAACAAAAAATGGCGAAGTCACCGCCTTTACCTTTATTTCACCACAAAACGTATCCAATATTTTTCCCGATCAGACCTATTATGACACCATCATCCGCGGCGGAAAGGCACTAAAACTCCCCAATACTTACCTCACCAGCATAATGAACCGATTACCAAACGAACTGTTTTAA
- a CDS encoding YebC/PmpR family DNA-binding transcriptional regulator, with protein sequence MGRAFEFRKERKFKRWSKMSKVFTRLGKEIVTAVKVGGPDPDSNPKLRTVMQNAKGAAMPKDRIEAAIKRASNKDQSNYEEVVYEGYAPHGVAILVEASTDNINRTVANVRHYFTKGGGSLGTSGSVSFMFDHKAVFRFPKGEYDMEELELELIDFGLEDIDENEGEIFIYTEFEDFGNMQKALEDKNIEVTSADFQRFPTTTVELTEEQEEEVNKMIERMEDDDDVNNVYHNIA encoded by the coding sequence ATGGGAAGAGCATTCGAATTTAGAAAAGAGAGAAAATTCAAGCGTTGGAGCAAGATGTCCAAGGTCTTTACCCGTCTGGGCAAAGAGATCGTTACAGCAGTAAAAGTGGGAGGTCCCGACCCAGATAGCAATCCGAAGCTTAGAACGGTCATGCAGAATGCCAAAGGCGCTGCCATGCCAAAGGACCGTATCGAAGCCGCCATAAAGAGGGCCAGTAACAAAGACCAAAGTAACTACGAGGAGGTCGTCTATGAAGGCTATGCTCCCCACGGTGTGGCGATCTTGGTAGAAGCCTCCACGGACAATATCAATAGGACGGTGGCCAACGTAAGGCATTACTTTACCAAGGGCGGAGGTTCTTTGGGCACTTCAGGTTCTGTGAGCTTTATGTTTGACCATAAGGCGGTTTTCCGTTTTCCCAAAGGTGAATATGATATGGAAGAACTGGAGCTTGAGCTAATCGACTTTGGACTGGAGGACATTGACGAAAACGAAGGAGAAATTTTCATATACACCGAATTTGAAGACTTTGGCAATATGCAAAAGGCCCTAGAAGATAAAAACATAGAGGTGACCAGTGCAGATTTCCAGCGTTTTCCCACCACGACTGTAGAGCTTACAGAGGAGCAAGAAGAAGAAGTCAACAAGATGATCGAGCGCATGGAAGACGACGATGATGTCAATAACGTCTATCATAACATTGCTTAA
- a CDS encoding NAD(P)/FAD-dependent oxidoreductase, giving the protein MDNAIVNHPIPNLPISNRPKLVILGGGFAGLKLARKMVKSDYQVILLDKNNYHQFQPLFYQVATASLEPSAISFPLRRVFHHTPNVSFRMAEALEIDQEGKRLFTNVGYVDYDQLVLAMGADTNYFGMDNIMEYGTPMKTVSEALYVRNRIISNYEKAINIEDVNKRKALMNVVIVGGGPTGVELAGAIAELRNNVFPKDYPELNFSNMRVVLAEAGPKLLAGMSTQSSEKAVVYLDKLGVEVMVNAAVEDYDGLTIKIKDHESLKTKTLLWAAGVKPNHIKGLREDQMIRNGRLIVDQYSKLKDAEGIYVIGDLSVLTDGDYPKGHPQVAQVAIQQADNLGNNLKAIADNRSMKKFKYKDLGSMATVGRKLAVVDLPFIKFQGFTAWITWLFVHLMAIVGVKNRILIFMDWAWNYLSFDPALRLLIRPRYVKPKEQDELVEEKHD; this is encoded by the coding sequence ATGGACAATGCAATTGTAAACCATCCGATTCCAAATCTACCCATTTCTAACCGACCAAAGCTGGTGATTCTTGGTGGAGGCTTTGCAGGTCTGAAACTAGCACGAAAGATGGTAAAATCCGATTATCAGGTTATCCTATTGGACAAAAACAATTACCATCAGTTTCAGCCATTGTTTTACCAAGTAGCCACGGCCTCTTTGGAGCCGAGTGCGATTTCTTTTCCATTGCGGCGGGTATTTCACCACACTCCAAATGTCTCGTTCCGCATGGCAGAAGCCCTTGAAATAGACCAAGAGGGCAAGCGGCTGTTCACCAATGTCGGTTATGTGGATTATGATCAGCTCGTGCTGGCCATGGGTGCGGACACCAATTACTTTGGGATGGATAATATCATGGAGTATGGTACGCCGATGAAGACTGTATCCGAAGCATTGTATGTCAGAAACAGGATCATTTCCAATTATGAAAAGGCCATTAACATCGAAGATGTCAATAAGCGGAAAGCACTGATGAACGTGGTGATCGTAGGTGGTGGCCCTACGGGTGTGGAGCTGGCAGGTGCCATCGCTGAGTTACGGAACAACGTGTTTCCTAAAGACTACCCAGAACTCAATTTTAGTAATATGAGAGTAGTACTGGCTGAAGCCGGTCCCAAACTTTTGGCGGGAATGTCAACACAATCCAGCGAAAAAGCCGTGGTCTACCTCGATAAGCTGGGCGTAGAAGTCATGGTCAATGCCGCCGTGGAGGATTATGACGGCTTGACCATCAAGATCAAAGATCATGAAAGTCTAAAGACTAAAACGCTGCTCTGGGCAGCAGGAGTGAAGCCCAACCATATCAAAGGCCTTCGCGAAGACCAGATGATCCGAAATGGACGACTTATCGTGGATCAATATAGCAAACTGAAAGATGCAGAGGGCATTTATGTCATCGGAGACCTCAGCGTCCTTACAGATGGCGACTATCCAAAAGGCCATCCTCAAGTAGCTCAAGTAGCCATACAGCAAGCAGATAACTTAGGGAATAACCTGAAGGCCATCGCTGATAACCGCTCCATGAAAAAATTCAAATACAAGGACCTGGGCTCCATGGCCACTGTGGGGAGAAAATTGGCGGTCGTGGACCTGCCTTTTATCAAGTTTCAGGGGTTCACTGCTTGGATCACTTGGCTCTTTGTCCATTTGATGGCCATTGTGGGTGTGAAGAACAGAATACTGATCTTTATGGATTGGGCTTGGAATTATCTTTCATTTGATCCGGCCTTACGACTGCTTATCCGGCCCCGGTATGTCAAGCCCAAGGAGCAGGATGAATTGGTAGAGGAGAAGCACGATTAG
- a CDS encoding sulfatase family protein, with the protein MNRLLPLLATAVILLTCHPGYAQHPNIILIMTDDQGWMDAGFNGNETLQTPHMDKLANMGIVFDRFYSASPVCSPTRASLITGRNPVRMGIANANQGHMKEKEITLPEILKEQGYTTGHFGKWHLGTLTKATLDANRGGKPDQEIHYSTPSMNGYDHYFCSESKVPTFDPLKKPENFEDGESLRYGWKARENTGRVFSDYGTHYWIGEELQVETNISGDDAQVITDRLVPFIDQAIEEDKPFFSTVWYHTPHLPVVADKAHRDRYADLSFEEQLYYGTITAMDEQIGRLWEHLTEKGIAENTIIMFCSDNGPERNTPGSAGKFRDRKRSLYEGGVRVPAFALWKGTWEGGKRVDFPAVTSDYLPTILDILDIPYPDDHRPIDGESFLPTLLGNAQHREKPIGFIYLDQFRVSWVGEQYKLVRDGDDQPFELYDLVNDPSEQENIIQQFPFIAAKMAEEFQEWLKGVENSQTGADY; encoded by the coding sequence ATGAATCGTCTATTACCATTGCTGGCTACGGCAGTTATTCTTCTTACCTGTCACCCTGGATATGCCCAACATCCCAATATTATCCTCATCATGACGGATGACCAAGGCTGGATGGATGCAGGATTTAACGGTAACGAAACCTTACAAACACCCCATATGGACAAGCTGGCCAATATGGGGATTGTCTTTGATCGCTTTTACTCTGCGTCACCAGTTTGCTCCCCGACTCGCGCCAGCTTGATCACAGGAAGAAATCCAGTAAGAATGGGTATCGCCAATGCCAACCAAGGTCATATGAAAGAGAAGGAAATAACCCTCCCCGAGATCCTAAAGGAACAGGGGTATACCACTGGCCATTTTGGGAAATGGCACTTGGGTACGTTGACCAAAGCCACACTTGATGCCAATAGGGGTGGTAAGCCTGATCAAGAAATCCATTATAGTACACCAAGCATGAATGGCTACGACCACTATTTCTGCTCAGAGTCGAAGGTCCCTACTTTTGACCCGTTGAAAAAGCCTGAAAACTTTGAAGATGGGGAGAGCCTGAGATATGGCTGGAAAGCCAGGGAAAATACAGGCCGAGTATTTTCAGATTATGGCACCCATTACTGGATAGGAGAAGAACTTCAGGTAGAAACCAATATATCTGGAGATGATGCCCAAGTGATCACGGACAGGCTTGTGCCTTTTATAGATCAAGCTATCGAGGAAGATAAGCCTTTCTTCTCTACGGTATGGTACCACACTCCTCATCTTCCGGTAGTCGCTGATAAGGCTCATCGCGATCGCTATGCTGATTTGAGTTTTGAGGAGCAGTTGTATTACGGCACCATCACAGCCATGGACGAACAGATCGGTCGTCTATGGGAGCATTTGACAGAGAAAGGTATCGCAGAAAACACCATCATAATGTTCTGCAGTGACAATGGCCCTGAAAGGAACACCCCGGGAAGTGCAGGGAAGTTCAGGGACAGAAAACGGAGTTTATATGAAGGAGGTGTACGAGTGCCGGCCTTTGCACTGTGGAAAGGTACATGGGAAGGCGGAAAAAGAGTGGATTTTCCAGCCGTCACCAGTGATTATCTTCCTACGATACTCGACATCCTGGATATCCCTTATCCTGATGACCACCGACCCATCGATGGAGAAAGTTTTCTTCCCACGCTGCTTGGAAACGCACAGCATCGAGAAAAGCCAATTGGTTTTATCTATTTGGACCAATTCCGGGTCTCTTGGGTGGGAGAACAATATAAATTGGTGAGAGATGGAGATGATCAGCCATTTGAACTTTATGATTTGGTGAATGACCCAAGCGAGCAGGAAAACATCATTCAGCAATTTCCTTTTATTGCTGCAAAAATGGCAGAAGAGTTTCAAGAATGGCTAAAAGGAGTAGAAAATAGTCAAACAGGCGCTGATTATTGA